The following coding sequences lie in one Methanobacterium alcaliphilum genomic window:
- a CDS encoding transcriptional regulator, producing the protein MKPPCEMVVWYVIPTIRSELAKELLKLGMKQKEISDLLDITQPAVSQYISDKRGHGIKFNDQIQKMIKEFALDLKEGRASQIDIIPRTCQICKLIKAEDIMCQLHKEKDNIPSNCSACLGSNVSDCD; encoded by the coding sequence GTGAAACCTCCATGTGAAATGGTAGTATGGTATGTTATTCCCACCATCAGATCTGAACTAGCTAAAGAACTCCTTAAGTTAGGAATGAAACAGAAAGAAATTTCTGATTTACTTGATATTACTCAACCTGCTGTGTCTCAATATATCAGTGATAAAAGAGGACATGGTATCAAATTTAATGATCAAATTCAAAAAATGATTAAAGAATTTGCTCTTGATTTAAAGGAAGGCAGGGCCAGTCAAATAGACATAATACCTCGTACTTGTCAAATCTGTAAATTAATTAAGGCTGAGGATATTATGTGCCAACTTCATAAAGAAAAAGATAATATCCCTTCCAACTGCAGTGCCTGCTTAGGATCAAATGTTTCGGATTGCGATTAA